A single genomic interval of Novosphingobium ginsenosidimutans harbors:
- a CDS encoding GAF domain-containing protein gives MFAFAPDPNQPKPELYADLIAAARALVHDEPDGVANMANLAALIWQFLPRLNWAGFYRTVDGNLVLGPFQGKTACIRIAAGQGVCGTALATGETQLVPDVNAFPGHIACDADSRSELVVPVWRDGQVIAVIDLDSPEPARFDAEDAAGIEALAAAIAPAI, from the coding sequence ATGTTTGCCTTTGCCCCCGACCCGAACCAGCCCAAGCCCGAACTCTATGCCGATCTGATCGCAGCGGCGCGCGCACTGGTTCACGATGAGCCGGACGGCGTTGCCAACATGGCGAACCTGGCCGCTCTGATCTGGCAGTTCCTGCCGCGGCTCAATTGGGCCGGATTCTATCGCACGGTCGATGGCAACCTTGTGCTGGGTCCGTTCCAGGGCAAGACCGCCTGCATCCGGATCGCCGCGGGTCAGGGGGTGTGCGGGACTGCGCTGGCCACGGGTGAAACCCAGCTGGTGCCCGATGTCAACGCCTTCCCCGGACATATCGCCTGCGATGCGGACAGCCGCTCGGAACTGGTCGTGCCGGTCTGGCGGGATGGCCAGGTGATCGCCGTGATCGATCTCGACAGTCCCGAGCCGGCGCGGTTCGATGCCGAGGATGCCGCCGGGATCGAGGCGCTGGCCGCAGCGATCGCCCCGGCCATCTGA
- a CDS encoding PQQ-dependent sugar dehydrogenase produces the protein MSRTRKWLLGSLAVLVVILGLGYVLTRPTPAKHTPDELSGRDPLIVEPDVERFPSIRIAEPVGWAANEAPVAAKGLTVNRFAEGLQHPRVILVLPNGDVIAAEADAPKGNLGSGLEALVAKFLMGGAGAQQGSPDRLVLLRDADGDGKAEERHVLRQGNGLASPSGLGWREGTLYVANHDAVLSFPYQLGETALTGAPKKLMDLPPSGNHWMRNLVLSADGAKLYVAVGSASNIAEKGFEIEQGRAAIWELDLKTGRARQYAQGLRNANGLDWNPSTGELWTVVNERDMLGPDLVPDYLTNVPVGAHYGWPWIYWKKYDDDRVVGLPPEFIDEYVRKPEYGLGAHMAPLGLAFLRGGEKMGANFTNGAFIARHGSWNREPLTGYDVVFVAFDANGNPQGKPIPVLTGFLSGKKETRGRPTWVAFDKTGALLVTDDTAGIVWRVSAPGAAAGPAVRPVVTARMPAQRELDGNLEAQYRAGFKQAGGE, from the coding sequence ATGTCCAGAACCCGCAAATGGCTGCTCGGCAGCCTCGCCGTCCTCGTCGTTATCCTCGGTCTCGGCTATGTGCTGACCCGGCCAACTCCGGCCAAGCATACGCCGGATGAGCTGTCCGGCCGCGATCCGCTGATTGTCGAACCCGATGTTGAGCGGTTCCCTTCGATCCGCATTGCCGAGCCGGTGGGCTGGGCGGCCAATGAAGCACCGGTCGCCGCCAAGGGCCTGACGGTCAACCGCTTTGCCGAGGGGCTTCAGCATCCGCGCGTGATTCTGGTCCTGCCCAACGGCGATGTCATTGCGGCGGAAGCCGATGCGCCCAAGGGCAATCTTGGTAGTGGGCTTGAGGCGCTGGTAGCCAAGTTCCTGATGGGCGGCGCGGGCGCACAGCAAGGCTCGCCCGATCGCTTGGTGCTGCTGCGCGATGCCGATGGCGACGGGAAGGCCGAGGAGCGTCACGTCCTGCGCCAGGGCAACGGCCTTGCTTCGCCCTCGGGTCTCGGCTGGCGCGAGGGTACACTCTATGTCGCCAACCACGATGCAGTGCTGTCGTTCCCCTATCAGCTGGGCGAAACCGCCCTGACGGGTGCACCCAAGAAGCTGATGGACCTGCCGCCCTCCGGCAATCACTGGATGCGCAACCTGGTGCTGAGCGCCGACGGCGCGAAGCTCTATGTCGCGGTGGGCTCTGCCTCCAACATCGCGGAGAAGGGCTTCGAAATCGAACAGGGCCGCGCGGCGATCTGGGAACTGGACCTGAAGACGGGGCGGGCGCGCCAATATGCCCAGGGCCTGCGTAATGCCAACGGCCTAGACTGGAACCCCTCGACCGGCGAACTCTGGACCGTCGTCAACGAGCGCGACATGCTCGGGCCCGATCTTGTGCCGGATTACCTGACCAACGTGCCGGTCGGCGCGCACTATGGCTGGCCGTGGATTTACTGGAAGAAGTACGACGATGACCGCGTGGTCGGCCTGCCGCCGGAATTCATCGATGAATATGTCCGCAAGCCCGAATATGGCCTGGGTGCGCACATGGCGCCGCTGGGCCTGGCCTTCTTGCGCGGCGGTGAGAAGATGGGGGCCAATTTCACGAACGGCGCCTTTATCGCCCGCCATGGCTCGTGGAACCGCGAGCCGCTGACCGGCTATGACGTGGTCTTCGTGGCCTTTGATGCCAACGGCAACCCGCAGGGCAAGCCGATCCCGGTTCTCACCGGCTTTCTCAGCGGCAAGAAGGAAACTCGCGGTCGCCCGACCTGGGTGGCCTTCGACAAGACCGGCGCGCTGCTGGTGACTGACGACACTGCCGGGATCGTCTGGCGCGTTTCGGCGCCAGGCGCGGCAGCGGGTCCAGCCGTGCGCCCGGTGGTGACGGCGCGGATGCCGGCGCAGCGCGAGCTCGATGGCAATCTCGAAGCGCAGTACCGCGCCGGGTTCAAGCAGGCGGGCGGGGAGTAA
- a CDS encoding ATP-binding protein, whose amino-acid sequence MSDQGDPLARIADALERLAGALPAMPDWTSAPAYVWDRTGARAVLALAAPGLELLKGINAQKALVTANVSRLAAGHAAHDMLLWGARGMGKSALLRASVIAAQEQDPAALALVQVAPDAFAALPRLFSALGSERRQFLVFIDDLGFADSDSEGPRALRSWLEGGVDARPANVRLAVTANRRAIVPRHAAEQDDPINPRDAVDDKLALADRFGLSIGFHACSQEDYLAIVAGYCASHGLSWDQGEALEWAKRRGARSGRVAWQYVTELAGRAGQSL is encoded by the coding sequence ATGAGCGATCAGGGCGATCCCCTGGCGCGCATCGCCGACGCGCTGGAGCGTCTGGCCGGCGCCCTGCCCGCCATGCCGGACTGGACTTCGGCACCGGCCTATGTCTGGGATCGCACTGGGGCTCGCGCCGTGTTGGCCCTGGCAGCGCCCGGGCTGGAGCTGCTGAAAGGTATCAATGCGCAAAAGGCGCTCGTCACCGCCAACGTGTCGCGCCTGGCCGCTGGCCACGCGGCGCACGACATGCTGCTGTGGGGCGCACGGGGCATGGGCAAATCGGCGCTACTACGTGCCAGCGTGATTGCTGCGCAGGAGCAGGATCCCGCGGCGCTGGCACTCGTCCAGGTCGCGCCCGATGCCTTTGCGGCCCTGCCCCGTCTGTTTTCGGCGCTTGGATCGGAGCGGCGGCAGTTCCTGGTCTTCATCGACGACCTGGGCTTTGCCGATAGCGATAGCGAGGGACCGCGCGCCCTGCGTTCGTGGTTGGAAGGCGGGGTCGATGCCCGACCGGCCAACGTCCGCCTTGCGGTCACCGCCAACCGCCGCGCGATCGTTCCGCGGCACGCTGCAGAGCAGGACGATCCGATCAATCCGCGCGATGCGGTGGATGACAAGCTGGCCCTCGCCGATCGCTTTGGCCTGTCGATCGGCTTCCACGCCTGTAGCCAGGAAGATTACCTGGCGATCGTCGCGGGCTATTGCGCCAGCCATGGCCTGTCCTGGGATCAGGGCGAGGCGCTGGAATGGGCCAAGCGCCGCGGCGCCCGCTCTGGCCGCGTTGCCTGGCAGTACGTGACCGAACTGGCCGGGCGCGCCGGCCAGTCGCTCTAA
- a CDS encoding acyl-CoA dehydrogenase yields MDFTAPTADQVLAIKVNAGIDELAAHPRFAAASPDMVEAIVEGIGQFAAGEFAPLNRKGDQEGAKLANGTVTLPDGFAEAYRAYVEQGWNAVAGDEAHGGQGLPFTLAANVLENLGAANMAFSLLPMLTVGAIDALAHHGSPQQQALYLPKLVSGEWSGTMNLTEPQAGSDVGALRTTATPRGDGTWSIKGTKIFITWGEHDLAGNIVHLVLARTPGAPAGSRGISLFVVPKYLVKPDGSLGPRNDLRCVSIEHKLGIMASPTCVMSFGDNDDCIGELIGHENEGLKAMFTMMNSARINVGNQGVQIAERALQQARYYARDRVQSARAGGASREPVAIIEHPDVRRMLLRMRALTEGSRALLYYTAGQVDRGALSDVAAQLRADCLVPMLKAWGTDIGCEVASLGVQIHGGMGFVEETGAAQHYRDARIAPIYEGTNGIQAADLVTRKLGYEQGGVLTSLFAEIAADCADAPELAALAGDCEGIVRWMGAEASLDDRLAGSVPFCTMSAVAVAGWQLQRQARALAGEDTPQAKAKTVVARYFAQHIASEARGLKAQATAGADLFYALDAEALAG; encoded by the coding sequence ATGGATTTCACTGCCCCCACCGCCGATCAGGTCCTCGCCATCAAGGTCAATGCCGGGATTGATGAGCTCGCCGCTCATCCGCGCTTCGCTGCGGCAAGCCCGGACATGGTTGAGGCGATCGTCGAAGGGATCGGCCAGTTCGCCGCTGGGGAGTTCGCCCCGCTCAACCGCAAGGGTGACCAGGAAGGGGCCAAGCTGGCCAATGGCACGGTCACTCTGCCTGATGGCTTTGCCGAGGCCTATCGCGCCTATGTCGAGCAGGGCTGGAACGCAGTCGCCGGGGACGAAGCCCACGGTGGTCAGGGCCTGCCCTTCACGCTGGCCGCTAACGTGCTCGAAAACCTTGGCGCGGCCAACATGGCCTTCTCGCTGCTGCCGATGCTGACGGTCGGCGCGATCGACGCGCTGGCCCACCATGGCAGCCCGCAGCAACAGGCGCTCTACCTGCCAAAGCTGGTCAGCGGCGAATGGTCGGGCACGATGAACCTGACCGAGCCGCAGGCCGGTTCGGATGTCGGCGCGCTGCGCACCACCGCCACGCCGCGCGGCGATGGCACCTGGTCAATCAAGGGCACCAAGATCTTTATCACCTGGGGCGAGCATGACCTGGCGGGGAACATCGTCCATCTGGTCCTTGCCCGCACCCCCGGTGCGCCAGCCGGCAGCCGCGGTATCTCGCTGTTCGTGGTACCCAAATACCTGGTGAAGCCCGACGGCTCGCTCGGCCCGCGCAATGATCTGCGCTGCGTCTCGATCGAGCACAAGCTCGGCATCATGGCCAGCCCGACCTGCGTGATGAGCTTCGGCGACAATGACGACTGCATCGGCGAACTGATCGGGCACGAGAACGAAGGCCTGAAGGCCATGTTCACGATGATGAATTCGGCCCGGATCAATGTCGGCAACCAGGGCGTCCAGATTGCCGAGCGCGCGCTGCAGCAAGCCCGGTACTATGCCCGCGACCGCGTCCAGTCGGCCCGCGCCGGTGGTGCCAGCCGCGAGCCGGTCGCAATTATCGAGCACCCCGACGTGCGGCGGATGCTGCTGCGGATGCGGGCGCTGACTGAAGGTTCGCGCGCCCTGCTCTATTACACCGCCGGCCAGGTCGATCGCGGCGCGCTCAGCGATGTGGCCGCGCAGCTGCGCGCCGACTGTCTGGTGCCGATGCTCAAGGCCTGGGGCACCGACATCGGTTGCGAAGTCGCCAGCCTCGGTGTCCAGATCCACGGGGGCATGGGCTTTGTCGAGGAAACCGGCGCGGCCCAGCACTATCGCGACGCGCGCATTGCCCCGATCTACGAAGGCACCAACGGGATCCAGGCGGCGGACCTGGTCACGCGCAAGCTTGGCTATGAGCAGGGTGGCGTTCTGACCTCTCTTTTCGCCGAAATCGCAGCGGATTGTGCCGATGCGCCCGAACTGGCGGCGCTTGCGGGCGACTGCGAGGGGATTGTCCGGTGGATGGGTGCAGAGGCGAGCCTCGATGATCGCCTTGCGGGAAGCGTGCCGTTCTGCACGATGAGCGCCGTCGCCGTCGCCGGCTGGCAGCTCCAGCGCCAGGCCCGGGCTCTGGCCGGGGAGGACACGCCGCAGGCCAAGGCCAAGACAGTGGTCGCCCGCTACTTCGCCCAGCACATCGCCAGCGAGGCGCGCGGCCTCAAGGCCCAGGCCACGGCCGGGGCTGACCTGTTCTACGCGCTTGATGCAGAGGCGCTGGCCGGATGA
- a CDS encoding L-threonylcarbamoyladenylate synthase yields MADKHEAAQIHVADSAGIAAAAALLRDGGLVALPTETVYGLAARADRAEAVAAIYRAKGRPDFNPLIVHVESVDVARQLARFDDRAEALAKAFWPGALTLVLPVRSEAAIAPAVTAGLPTIALRCPAHPVMRAVLEASGLPLAAPSANRSGGVSPTRAEHVAASLGVAVPLILDGGACAAGLESTIVALRDDGRWQVLRPGPLPEAQISAVLGREVDAVTSAAIEAPGQLASHYAPGKPVRLNAATAAADEFLIGFGPVAGDLSLSPKGDLAEAAAALYAAFHAGAASPKPRIAVAAVPEVGIGAAINDRLRRAAA; encoded by the coding sequence ATGGCCGACAAGCATGAAGCCGCGCAGATCCATGTCGCCGATTCCGCAGGGATCGCTGCGGCGGCGGCGCTGCTGCGCGACGGGGGCTTGGTCGCGCTGCCGACCGAGACAGTTTATGGCCTTGCCGCGCGGGCTGACCGGGCGGAAGCCGTGGCCGCAATCTATCGCGCGAAGGGGCGGCCGGACTTCAATCCGCTGATCGTCCATGTGGAGTCGGTCGATGTGGCCAGGCAGCTTGCGCGCTTCGATGACCGCGCCGAGGCCTTGGCAAAGGCCTTTTGGCCGGGCGCGCTGACACTGGTGCTGCCGGTGCGCTCGGAAGCCGCAATTGCGCCAGCGGTGACGGCCGGCCTGCCGACCATCGCCCTGCGCTGCCCGGCGCATCCGGTGATGCGCGCCGTGCTTGAAGCCAGCGGGCTGCCGCTGGCTGCGCCATCGGCCAATCGCAGTGGCGGGGTAAGCCCGACCCGGGCCGAGCATGTCGCTGCTTCGCTTGGAGTTGCCGTACCACTGATTCTCGACGGCGGGGCCTGCGCTGCCGGTCTTGAGTCCACCATCGTTGCCCTGCGTGACGATGGCCGTTGGCAGGTCCTGCGGCCTGGCCCGCTCCCGGAGGCCCAGATTTCGGCAGTTCTTGGGCGAGAGGTCGACGCCGTGACGTCAGCCGCGATCGAGGCGCCAGGTCAGCTCGCCAGCCACTATGCCCCAGGAAAGCCGGTGCGGCTCAATGCCGCGACGGCCGCAGCGGATGAATTCCTGATTGGCTTCGGGCCGGTGGCGGGGGATCTTTCGCTCTCGCCCAAGGGCGACCTGGCCGAAGCCGCCGCTGCGCTCTATGCCGCGTTTCACGCCGGAGCAGCTTCGCCCAAGCCCCGGATCGCCGTGGCAGCAGTCCCCGAAGTGGGGATCGGCGCTGCCATCAACGACCGACTGCGGCGCGCGGCCGCCTGA
- a CDS encoding head GIN domain-containing protein, with product MKFDRFFRALGPIIAVAMTAGLAACDGNVSINGEKGKPLAEIDLTGTPPEELVLLGPDEVRVTQGDKLAITVEGDKAVTDKLRFTLKDGTLGVLREGKMIDADEGKAVVNVTMPAPKTLTMAGSGKINAAALAKDAKVTIAGSGDIETPNVAGDKLDLTIAGSGSYRGAGNVAALDVSIVGSGSANMDALKTDKADLTIAGSGNSAFSSDGEVKAKIMGSGSVTVRGRARCTVESMGSGKLVCEPGNGSAPASEAAK from the coding sequence ATGAAGTTTGACAGGTTCTTCCGGGCCCTCGGTCCGATCATCGCCGTTGCCATGACCGCCGGGCTGGCCGCTTGCGACGGCAACGTCTCGATCAACGGTGAAAAAGGCAAGCCGCTCGCCGAGATCGATCTGACAGGCACCCCGCCCGAGGAACTGGTCCTGCTGGGCCCGGACGAGGTCCGCGTGACCCAGGGTGACAAGCTGGCCATCACCGTCGAAGGTGACAAGGCGGTGACCGACAAGCTGCGTTTCACGCTGAAAGACGGCACCCTGGGCGTGCTGCGCGAAGGCAAGATGATCGACGCCGACGAGGGCAAGGCCGTGGTCAACGTAACCATGCCGGCGCCCAAGACCCTGACCATGGCCGGCTCGGGCAAGATCAATGCCGCTGCTCTGGCCAAGGATGCCAAGGTCACGATCGCCGGGTCGGGCGATATCGAAACGCCCAATGTCGCGGGCGACAAGCTTGATCTGACGATCGCCGGATCAGGCTCCTACCGCGGCGCAGGCAATGTCGCCGCGCTCGATGTCAGCATTGTCGGCAGCGGCTCGGCCAATATGGACGCCTTGAAGACCGACAAGGCCGATCTGACCATTGCCGGATCGGGCAATTCGGCCTTCTCCAGCGATGGCGAGGTCAAGGCCAAGATCATGGGCTCAGGCAGCGTGACGGTGCGCGGCCGCGCACGGTGCACGGTCGAATCGATGGGTTCGGGCAAACTCGTCTGCGAACCGGGCAACGGTTCCGCGCCAGCCAGCGAAGCGGCGAAGTAA
- a CDS encoding CarD family transcriptional regulator encodes MASKAHAFDVGDYVVYPKHGVGRVIELLEQEIAGMKLELYVLRFEKERMTLRVPTNKVEAIGMRKLSSDKTLREALDTLKGKPKVKRTMWSRRAQEYEAKINSGDLVSIAEVTRDLFRADDQPEQSYSERQIFEAASSRLARELAAMEKTDEPAALKKILAILNEHAPKYYAETASA; translated from the coding sequence ATGGCTTCCAAGGCGCACGCCTTCGATGTTGGTGACTACGTCGTTTATCCCAAGCATGGTGTTGGCCGGGTGATCGAACTGCTGGAGCAGGAAATCGCCGGCATGAAGTTGGAACTCTATGTCCTGCGCTTCGAGAAGGAGCGGATGACGCTCCGCGTGCCGACCAACAAGGTTGAGGCGATCGGCATGCGCAAGCTGTCGAGCGACAAGACGCTGCGCGAGGCGCTTGATACGCTGAAGGGCAAGCCGAAGGTCAAGCGCACCATGTGGTCGCGCCGCGCCCAGGAATACGAAGCGAAGATCAATTCGGGCGACCTGGTGTCGATCGCCGAAGTGACCCGCGACCTGTTCCGTGCGGATGACCAGCCGGAACAGTCCTATTCGGAACGGCAGATCTTCGAAGCCGCCTCGTCGCGCCTGGCGCGCGAACTGGCGGCGATGGAAAAGACCGATGAACCGGCTGCGCTCAAGAAGATCCTGGCGATCCTCAACGAGCATGCGCCGAAGTACTATGCCGAGACGGCCAGCGCCTGA
- the fdxA gene encoding ferredoxin FdxA, giving the protein MTYVVTDACIKCKYMDCVEVCPVDCFYEGENMLVINPSECIDCGVCEPECPAEAILPDTESGLEQWLELNAKYSAEWPNLTTKKETPADADEHKGEDGKFDKYFSPEPGEGD; this is encoded by the coding sequence ATGACCTATGTCGTCACCGACGCCTGCATCAAGTGCAAGTACATGGACTGTGTCGAGGTCTGCCCGGTCGATTGCTTCTACGAGGGCGAGAACATGCTGGTGATCAACCCCAGCGAATGCATCGATTGCGGCGTGTGCGAACCGGAATGCCCGGCCGAAGCGATCCTGCCCGATACCGAATCGGGTCTGGAACAGTGGCTTGAGCTCAACGCGAAGTACTCGGCCGAATGGCCCAACCTCACCACCAAGAAGGAAACGCCGGCCGACGCCGACGAGCACAAGGGTGAGGATGGCAAGTTTGACAAGTACTTCTCGCCCGAACCCGGCGAGGGTGACTGA
- a CDS encoding RNA-binding S4 domain-containing protein, translating to MRIDKLLWFLRLAPTRTVAHDWVAEGHFRRNGRRIEKPSAEVGAGDILTVPARSGVRVIELIAVPARRGPAAEAFACYRTLDERAANPIAASDNNTP from the coding sequence TTGAGGATCGACAAGCTGCTCTGGTTTCTCCGCCTCGCGCCAACCCGGACCGTGGCGCATGACTGGGTGGCCGAGGGCCATTTCCGCCGCAATGGCCGGCGAATCGAGAAGCCCAGTGCCGAAGTCGGCGCGGGCGACATCCTGACTGTTCCGGCCCGCTCGGGGGTGCGCGTGATCGAGCTGATCGCTGTTCCTGCACGCCGTGGACCGGCAGCAGAAGCATTTGCCTGTTACCGCACGCTTGACGAGCGCGCTGCAAATCCCATAGCAGCGTCAGATAACAACACGCCTTAG
- a CDS encoding helicase-related protein, with protein MARSTFARQDRSGQGRIKAVLGPTNTGKTHLAIERLCAHSSGAIGFPLRLLAREVYDRVCAIKGADRVALITGEERIEPKHARWLLCTAEAMPTQADLAFVALDEAQLGADRERGHVFTDRLLHARGREETMILGSATLEPMVRALVPDAEIVGRPRFSTLSHAGARKLSRIPPRSAIVAFSAEQVYAIAEMLRRFRGGAAVVMGALSPETRNRQVALYQSGEVDYLVATDAIGMGLNLDVQHVAFAGLSKFDGVRQRRLFPSEMAQIAGRAGRHQTDGTFGTLAGTASHDAEFLPEEVYAIEEHRFAPLTQLFWRNADPDCSSVARLIADLEQIPDRSELRAAPEAIDLAVLKRLADDPAILADARGAARVGRLWDACRLPDFRQHGADTHARFVARLWADLKDGQIPGDHVARAIAELDRPDGDIDTLQGRIAAIRSWSYIAQRPDWVVAREEMAARARAAEARLSDALHGRLTERFVNRRTSVLMKKLGPDAGLLPVTVAEDRVEVDGEPIGVLVGFRFRVDPNARLADRKLLLAAAERHLPALLAERANQLAAALAEGNPANLALSGASLEWDGERIARLVPGKSVLTPVLVLEPALSALPPAARRDLELALERWIEQALDSLAPLRKLEAASRAAEGGPELRALLIRLVEAGGALTKIESGVELLSQAQRHLLRRLGVQVGALHLFVPTMLKPAPLAAWRTLQAVRGQAAPQPHPAMPPVLACAGRELPPPGYRALGKQALRLDLAEKLLHAAHGARSAGSGKPVVLDPALAISMGLHTPAYAQLLRLAGFQPIMPRPLPKGAFGPIQPPRWRWRPTRRDPVFAQSTVPPAGGAFAALAGLVS; from the coding sequence ATGGCGCGCAGCACTTTCGCCCGACAGGATCGATCCGGCCAGGGCCGGATCAAGGCCGTGCTCGGACCGACCAACACCGGCAAGACCCATCTCGCCATCGAGCGCCTGTGCGCCCATTCCTCGGGCGCAATCGGCTTTCCGCTGCGACTGTTGGCGCGCGAGGTCTATGACCGGGTCTGCGCGATCAAGGGTGCCGATCGCGTCGCGCTGATCACCGGTGAAGAGCGGATCGAGCCGAAGCATGCGCGCTGGCTGCTGTGCACCGCCGAAGCCATGCCGACCCAGGCTGACCTTGCCTTTGTTGCGCTCGATGAAGCGCAGCTCGGCGCTGACCGCGAGCGCGGCCATGTGTTTACGGACCGCTTGCTCCATGCCCGCGGCCGCGAAGAGACGATGATCCTGGGATCGGCAACGCTTGAGCCGATGGTCCGCGCCTTGGTACCCGATGCGGAAATTGTCGGGCGGCCGCGTTTTTCCACGCTGAGCCACGCCGGGGCACGCAAACTTTCGCGCATTCCGCCCCGTTCGGCGATCGTCGCCTTTTCGGCCGAGCAGGTCTACGCCATTGCCGAGATGCTCCGCCGCTTCCGGGGTGGGGCGGCGGTGGTAATGGGGGCGCTATCGCCCGAAACACGCAACCGGCAGGTAGCATTATACCAGTCAGGCGAGGTCGACTACCTGGTGGCGACCGATGCCATTGGGATGGGCCTCAATCTCGATGTCCAGCATGTCGCCTTTGCCGGACTGTCGAAATTCGATGGGGTGCGCCAGCGCCGGCTGTTCCCCTCCGAGATGGCGCAGATTGCCGGGCGCGCGGGGCGGCACCAAACCGACGGCACCTTCGGCACACTGGCGGGGACCGCCAGCCACGATGCGGAATTCTTGCCCGAAGAGGTCTACGCGATTGAGGAGCACCGCTTTGCGCCGCTGACGCAGCTGTTCTGGCGCAATGCCGATCCAGACTGCTCGTCCGTCGCGCGGCTGATTGCTGACCTGGAGCAGATACCGGATCGTAGCGAATTGCGCGCCGCGCCCGAAGCAATCGATCTCGCCGTTCTCAAGCGCCTGGCCGATGACCCCGCGATCTTGGCCGACGCACGCGGCGCTGCGCGCGTTGGACGGCTTTGGGATGCCTGCCGCCTGCCCGATTTCCGCCAGCACGGCGCTGATACCCATGCCCGCTTCGTAGCGCGGCTGTGGGCCGATCTCAAGGATGGGCAGATCCCGGGCGATCATGTTGCCCGGGCAATTGCCGAGCTCGACCGGCCCGATGGGGACATCGACACGCTCCAGGGTCGTATCGCAGCGATCCGGTCATGGTCTTACATTGCCCAGCGGCCCGATTGGGTTGTGGCCCGCGAGGAAATGGCCGCCCGCGCCCGCGCGGCCGAAGCGCGATTGTCCGATGCCTTGCATGGACGCCTGACCGAGCGCTTCGTCAATCGTCGCACCTCGGTGCTGATGAAAAAGCTCGGGCCGGATGCAGGATTGCTGCCGGTCACCGTCGCCGAAGACCGGGTCGAGGTCGATGGCGAGCCGATCGGTGTGCTGGTGGGCTTCCGCTTCCGCGTCGATCCGAACGCGCGGCTGGCAGATCGCAAGCTGCTGCTGGCGGCCGCCGAACGTCATCTCCCCGCCTTGCTGGCCGAGCGGGCGAACCAGCTTGCGGCCGCGCTGGCGGAGGGCAACCCGGCCAATCTGGCCCTGTCAGGCGCCTCGCTCGAATGGGACGGCGAGCGTATCGCCAGGCTTGTGCCGGGCAAGTCAGTCCTTACGCCGGTCCTTGTGCTTGAACCCGCGCTTTCCGCGTTGCCACCGGCGGCGCGGCGCGACCTTGAGCTGGCGCTTGAACGTTGGATCGAGCAGGCGCTCGATTCACTTGCACCGCTCCGCAAGCTTGAAGCCGCAAGCCGTGCAGCCGAGGGCGGTCCCGAACTGCGGGCCTTGCTGATTCGCCTGGTCGAGGCCGGCGGTGCCTTGACCAAGATCGAATCGGGGGTCGAGCTGCTGAGCCAGGCCCAGCGCCACCTGTTGCGGCGCCTGGGGGTTCAGGTCGGGGCGCTCCACCTGTTTGTTCCGACCATGCTGAAACCTGCACCGCTGGCGGCCTGGCGAACCTTGCAGGCCGTCAGGGGCCAGGCTGCGCCGCAGCCACACCCGGCCATGCCGCCGGTCCTGGCATGTGCCGGCCGGGAGCTTCCGCCCCCGGGCTATCGCGCGCTTGGCAAACAGGCGCTGCGGCTCGACCTGGCCGAGAAGCTGCTCCACGCCGCGCACGGCGCTCGCAGCGCCGGGTCAGGCAAGCCCGTGGTGCTCGATCCGGCGCTCGCCATCTCGATGGGCCTGCACACCCCGGCCTATGCCCAGTTACTTCGCCTGGCCGGCTTTCAGCCAATCATGCCCCGGCCCCTGCCCAAGGGCGCGTTCGGTCCGATCCAGCCGCCGCGCTGGCGCTGGCGGCCGACGCGGCGCGACCCAGTGTTCGCTCAGTCCACGGTGCCGCCCGCGGGCGGGGCATTTGCTGCGCTGGCGGGGCTGGTCTCTTGA